In a genomic window of Corvus hawaiiensis isolate bCorHaw1 chromosome Z, bCorHaw1.pri.cur, whole genome shotgun sequence:
- the LOC125320177 gene encoding acrosin-like: MILLCILILLALCGSAHGTCGGICGLRPMHATFGSSRVVGGTDVLPGSGAWAGIASIRCFWKPPISVHVCGGTLIDAQWLLTAAHCFTNITNPISEWAVVLGATSLGQSGHEVEVRRIKRLIIHELYVPKLEYNDIALLELDRPVLCSSSIQLACLPGPTVKVSELKNCYVAGWGDRIVKSSGRDILQQAKVQVVNNKLCNSSDWLQGYIYDFHVCAGQGGVGTCQGDSGGPLVCQSKHGDFFWQIGVTSWGVGCARPKRPAVSSSTQYYYSWIQAMMRKKPAVTPVPAYTTPLQTLPPKPMQPCPFSREKLLNFFNLLKEILKFLKEKMF, from the exons ATGATTTTGCTCTGCATCCTCATCCTACTGGCTCTCTGCGGGTCTGCACATGGCACCTGTGG AGGGATCTGTGGGCTCCGGCCCATGCATGCTACCTTTGGCTCATCACGCGTCGTAGGTGGCACAGATGTCCTGCCAGGGTCTGGGgcctgggctggaattgccagtaTCCGTTGTTTCTGGAAACCACCAATATCCGTGCATGTCTGTGGAGGGACCCTCATTGACGCACAGTGGCTCCTCACAGCTGCCCACTGCTTTACCAACATAACAAA TCCCATCAGCGAGTGGGCCGTGGTGCTTGGGGCCACCTCGTTGGGTCAGTCAGGCCATGAGGTGGAAGTGCGTCGGATTAAGCGGCTGATCATTCATGAACTCTATGTTCCTAAACTTGAGTATAACGACATCGCCTTGCTGGAATTGGACCGGCCAGTCCTGTGCAGCTCCTCCATTCAGCTCGCCTGCCTGCCTGGTCCCACAGTGAAAGTGTCAGAGCTGAAAAACTGTTACgttgctggctggggtgacAGGATTGTAAAAT CTTCAGGTAGAGATATCCTGCAGCAGGCCAAGGTCCAAGTCGTCAATAACAAGCTCTGCAACAGCAGCGACTGGCTGCAGGGGTACATCTATGACTTCCATGTGTGTGCTGGGCAGGGCGGCGTTGGCACCTGCCAG gGTGACAGCGGGGGGCCTCTTGTCTGCCAAAGCAAACATGGTGACTTCTTCTGGCAAATTGGTGTGACCAGCTGGGGAGTAGGCTGTGCCAGACCTAAACGGCCTGCAGTCTCCAGCTCCACTCAGTACTACTACAGCTGGATCCAGGCCATGATGAGAAAAAAGCCAGCAGTTACTCCAGTGCCAGCCTACACAACCCCCTTGCAGACGCTACCTCCAAAACCAATGCAGCCCTGTCCATTTTCACGTGAAAAGCTGCTGAATTTCTTTAATCTGctgaaggagatcttgaagttcctaaaggaaaaaatgttttga